The Clupea harengus chromosome 5, Ch_v2.0.2, whole genome shotgun sequence genomic sequence gtcattattgtgcgactTTGCGGTGGTTTGATACTCGaatcccccgttgccactcgcacaacttcggtgaacccctcgtcctcaacaatattaattttgcaatccatttgacAACTGtactagtcaacttgtcacaggcacacttaatgaggggcctacgttgttcagtgagggtggtttggcgcattccactttaattcccgcatgcatcgcgttgaggtggtacttattgctacggtgaaacgataacgtcttcccgcagagtgtgcatatcactttggttttattgaatgttccatctttgtttttttgaaacacgaacttcccattacagcggcgactaatgcagattgggcggaattgtgggtatattggaagctcattttgcgcatgcgttaaatgcgttaaaaaaattaactaattaatcctgtaatttaatcataacgcgttaacgcgttatttttcacagctctaatatatatatgttcatccTTAGGGGAAGAGTCTCTGATGGGCAACCTTATCACACACTCTAAAGGGGTGCTGGAGGGCATGTGTAGCATATCCCTGGACCAGCCACTCATCTCAGGGGAGATGAAGACTGCACTCAACCCACTGGTCATAACCATCCGCTCAGCCAAGTGTCTGCCCTCCGTCCATCTGGCTCTTGATGAAGAAGAGGTAGAGTACACTTAAGAAACATAGCATAtggcaggtcaaaggtcatgggtTGTTGCTTTCATTCTTGTCTTCTCACTTCATCTGTACTGACAAAAAACATAGAAAAGTATTGTAAAATCTGGGACGttcattatttttttcagcatatgTAGTTCCATTATCGggaataataaacaaacaaacaaaaaaacagatgtGAATCCTCTGTCAAATATCTTAGTTATAATATCATAGATACTTTGGATCACAAAGTTTGGACCACAATGGCATGCCCACCTTCACTTGTCTGAATTATTCCCTTAGGAAAATTGTTTGCCTGTGTACTGCCAGTATAAATTCCACAACATGGAGATGCACCGAACTAAAAGCTACGAGCACAGCAGTAACATTTACTTCAAGGATGTGAATGTCATCTTTGCCGGCCTGGTCAGCCGAGGGGAGCTCATGGAGTACCTCAGCGGGCCCCCGCTTGAGATCGAAGTCCACGACCGCGACAAAAAGGACGGGAGAGGCCCCAAGAGCGTCTTTGGCCTCTCGCCTCAAGATGGCCTCCTGAGCAGCGTGGCTCGGCTCAACTGCAGAGGCATTACCCACAGTCCCTTTGGGGACGTTAAACCCCATCGCCCGCACGGCATAGCAAGACTCAGCTTCGCCGAGCTTCTGAACGGCCATCGGTCACTGAGGTACAACCTTCCCATCTACAGCTCGGCCCCTCTGCAAATACTGGGAAAGGACAAAGCGGCGTGGGAGAGGAAGATGCTAGAAGTGCCCGGTCCTAGAGACGACCCTCAGGCAGACGTCATGCCCTTGGGGCATTACTTAGAGTCCAACTCCCAGCTGAACATCCAGGTGCAGATAGCGTGTCCTTTAAATGCAGAGAACATCCCCGCTACCGAGGAGGACTGTCCCTTCGGTCGCATCGTCCACCTCATGAAACGGGACGACGTCGGAGCGTTGACCAAACTGCGCGCTGAGATCTTGAGGGTGAACACGGCTGCCTTTCAGCTGAAGTCTAAAACAGAGGATGCCATGCAGAGAGCCCTGGCGTGTTACAAAGTGAGCACACAGGAGATGGAGAGCAAAGAGCTGGACTTCCTCACTGGATTCCACTTACTGGACAAGAACATGCATCTCTTTGTCATTGAAGGACTGAAGGATCAGGCCATCAGAAGACTCTGGGACGTGTCCTCAACAAAGTAAGATTGCGTTTCTCTTGGTCTTCTGTTATCTACTTGCGTTGTATTGTTAAGGTTTGACATTGCCTTCCGGTGTTGAAATTCTTGGACCTTTTATGGACTTTTTAAGGTCAGATGGGATTGACAGGGAGCAGATAACCGTCCTATATAACTCAGCGCTGAGCTTCTCCAAGCGCTTGTACAACTGTCTGGATCTGAGCTTCTGTCCCATCCACCTTCACGAGCCCCTGGAGGCCATCATGAGGCGACCGCTGGTGTACGTCAGAGACATGGTCCCGCACGACTGCTTCCAGGGCCTGTCAAGGTAACGCCACACCAGCCTTCCATGGCAGATGAGAGCAAGTGCAAAGGTCAAGTGTGACTGCGCAGCTTTTAGTGTCAGTTATTTACGAGTGTTTCAGTTTTTTGTTGTTAATCAATGCTCTTCAGCTGTTAATACTGGGAAGAAATTTCATCATTTAtgcatatacaaatacaatagAAAATTGCTGAGAAATGTTTCGGTGGGAAGTCATTATGGCTATTTTTCCTATGTTTTGTGTTCTAGCTTAAACCAACTATGCCAAGTATTGTCGATGAAGGTTGCGGTGCGTAACAGCCTGTTCCCCACGGCCGAAATGGTGCGAAGCCTCAGCAAAGAGTTTGGGTCCCTGCCCGAGAAAGGGCAGCGGGTCCTGGAGGACATCTGCCAGGCGGCCAGAGGAGCgactcagagacagaggggtAGAGTGAAATCCAAGCCACCCACTGAGGACCACAACCAGCAGTATGTAGAGTGGAAACAACTTGTAGCTGCCCAGCAACTCTGTGGAGAAACAAAGGACTTTGTTCGGGTACTCGTGTGAattaattattcattcattaatttgaaCATTATATTGAATAATTCATTTAGCAAATTTCTCGTTGCCAACCTAACTCTGCATagtgtgtacatttgtacattGTATTAGTATACTTGTTTAAAGAGCTAAACTGACCTTTACATTTGAGCTACAGGTGCCAGAGCCACTTTGCTGTCTGTTATTCatgaaggggagacagtggtacaggaggtagagaagtcgtttagtaatcagaaggttgctagttcgattccctgtcgaagcgtccttgagcaagacactgaacccctaattgctcctgatgtgcagtgtgccatcagtgtaaatgtaaaatctgtacacatccttgtaagtcgctttgggtaaaagcgtctgcttaatGACAAAATGTCGCCATCCTTTGTTACCAGGCCAACATAGAGGAGGTGCAGAGAGCAAGTGTAAAGGACCAAAAACCAAAGCCTGGAGTGGTAGTGCTAGAGGTGGCGGAGGGAAAGATAGCTCACAATTACAGCTGTCAGACCAGGAACACCACTGAACAGGCCAAGGAGCTACTTCGGAAGGAGCTGGCGAAGGTAAACAAACCCTTGagatattaacaacaacaatctCTAAACAGGAAATGTAATGCCTGGGACGGTTTCCATGGAATGGATCGAGTGTAGTACTTGACCAAATATGGTTCAGAGTTGGAAAGCctacattcaaattcaaattcacagTCTTATCCATGCCTTTGGATAGTCTGACATGCACAAATGAACTTCATCAGTGAAACCTAATTCATAAAGACCCAATTTACCTTCATCAAGAAAAAATCCAATTAGACACTTACGCGTTATCAGTTGAACTGAATCTGTAATGACCTAATTTATGGCAGTGTCTCTACTGCTGACATGTTCGCGTAAGAACATGACACATTTCACAGATGAGCATGTTTCCTTTCATTCAGGATCCACTGCAGAGGTTCACGTACAGTCAGGAGTTCCAGTTGGCCACGTTCGAGCCGTGTGACGTGGACGCCGAGCGCAAGGCTGCGGAGGCCAGGTCACGCAGAGCCTGGCGCACCGAAAACGGCTTCACCTACCACGGCTTCCGGTGCAGCTACGAGTCCAACGAGCACCCCAAAATGCCAGACGAGGCCCGGATAGAGGAGCTGAGAAAGgtatagacacacacctacgcacGTGACTGCTATGGTCGGGAGAAAAAGGGGTTTAATGCGTTTCAGGGCTGTACATTACGAGGTGGTTGAGACATTGTCCAGCATTTGGgtactgtgtgtgctgtaacaGCATAATAAGAGAATGTGTGCATCGAGCCGAGAAgttctcataaaaaaaacaagacaaaaaaatatatgttcTACCAAGCCTCATGTGACACATAATCAATAAAATTAGGCATAGCAATCATGACACAGTAATGAAAAGTGTTTATATCCTATGCATTATGTATGACATCTGTGATTGCCATGCTGTAACTGTATTATAGAATAAGAGTATATATGGAGCCCCAGGTGGACCCATGGGTGGGTGTTGTaccactgcagactgcagacagCAGACTTCCTTATCTCTGCCACAGCCCTGTGGAGCAGATGCTGGGTTATGGACTGGGAGTCAGcgctgactgtgtttgtgtttaaagtcACATGTGACTTGTTTGGGGTGCTGACTAAAGGAAATCAAATTAGAGAGGAAATGTTGCACATTATCCAGGGACGTTTTGGAAACAAACCAAAAccctttagttttttttctttttttcttcacccAAAGCCCTGAAGCAGAGCCTGTACAGGGAAGACTGTTGATTTCACAGCCGGATTACTAGAGAAATAGGAGTGTGCGCCCGGTTTCTCCCGACACACGTGACGTGGCCGTGATCTACCGTGCCCCTTCTTGTGGGAGTCTGGTTTCCCACCGTGAGTGGTCCATGAGAGGAATGCCACTTTTATGGGCATTCCAGTGTGCTTGTGCGAGGAGATAGTTTTACTGATGTTTTCCTACCTGACGTGGCCCTTTAAAGACCCTCTGAGCTTAGCTGGGGTATTTGGTTGCGGCTAATGTGACAGCAAATGCAGAGTGATTGATAGTCGTAGGGTCATGGAGACCCTTTGCTATGGCTGCTTTTTTAAGTCTGATTGAGTTATCACTGTTTTTGAAAGAACAACCTGTTAAGTCAACCTGCGTGTAACGTTCAAGGCAATGATGTGCACCTGCCCTGGCTGatcagtgtcagtgtctttgTATTTAAATCATACATCTTAAAAGGAGCGTGTAGTCCAGCTTCAGATTCAAATCTTTTTATGAAGCAGCAATTTAAACCCTACTTGTTTGTGGGCATTTTTGGGGTTATAATAATTTCTCAACTTCACAGAGAGCTAAGCAGTGCACAACTTGGCCATTGTTGTACATCATCCAAGCTCTACCAGCAactgaatggatgaatgaatccTTTTGCCcccagatatatagatagactAGAAGTCAGTGGGAGGTAGTAACTACAGGGAATTtcattattactattacttcaacattatttaatgtttgtccTTATTTATTGCTTGTCTGTTGCCCTTCCTGCCTTAGCCTTGGAGGGAGAACATCCTGCACGGGAACACGCTCCGCCCCACTCTTCCTCAGGACACATGGCCTTATAGGAGGTGCTCTGAAGATTTTGAGCTCTACGTCAAGCCCCCACCTGTCTTCCTGCCCAAGCCCCCCGTCACCATCCACCTGGCAGGTAGGCTCTCGGTCAACACACATGCTGGAGCTGAGGTTTACATGCTCCTCGGTCAACACACATGCTGGAGCTGATGTTTACATGCTCTTTAGGCGGGAGGCAGACTAGTGGCAGTGATTGATCAGATTATCAATTTCCGAGTCTAAATGGCCATATTCTTAAAAGTGTTTGTAAGTTTGTAAGACTAGCTAGGACTACTTCACTAATGCTGGACTATGACTATGACTGCTGGACAGAATCATTAATGCTGGACTAAGACTGTTGGACAGAATCAATAATGCTGACTATGACTGCTGGACAGAATCATTAATGCTGACTATGACTACTGTACAATTTCATTAATGCTGGACTATGACTGCTGGACAGAACCTTCTGCAGATGTGTTAACCTGACGTTATCATCTACCACAGGAGACCTTCTGGAGCAAGAGCAGCGTGAAGTGGCCTACGCTCAGTATGACAGGTGGCTACGGAAAATCCTGCCAGACAAGCACAACCCTTACAGCAACAGAGTCCCACAGTTTAAGCTCCACATGAAGAAAGATGGCCTGGATAAGCTCAGTCCCATCCTCAAAGATCAGCCAATGAAGTACATTCTCGCCAAACACAGAAAGGTCTGTAAGGTGACTGAGGAGTAAGGATCTGAATAGACTGGCGTTTGCACAACAAAGTACTCAGAAGCTTGTGTTAGACCTTAATGCTTAAGACCCTTTGCTAAACTATTAATGCGGCCCTTAAGAATGTTTGAGCACTTTATTTTTCAACTAGTACAGCTGCCTAAAAGCCGTTTAATGCATTTCATAGCTGTTCTTTATGAGGTGATTGAGACATTGTCCAACATTTGGGTATTGTGTCTGCTCTAACAGTATAATAAGTAAAAGTGTGTTTAGCCAAGAAATGCACATAAACCCCAAGTTCTATCAAAccttcagtgacacacacaatgGTATAGTTATGGACAGAAAACACTTGGAGAAAAATAAGAGAAGCTTGGATGTTAGAGAAAAGTGTTTATATCTTATGCAAAAATACTGCATGGCCATACACAACACTATTCAATTCAAAACAGAACCATCCAGCTGGGTGTCATAAGTCATAAACGGAAATCAAGATGTCTGGTTTTAGTGTgacagtcttgtgtgtgtgtgtgtgtgaacagactGTTCCTGTCCCGGAGGCCTCAGGGGCAGCCGatgaagagaggcagagaagggcACCACGTGGCCCTCATGGACAAGAGTCTGATGACGACCAGAACAGAAGCAATGACCCACACCACTCTTCCACCCAATATAAAAATAACAACTCCTTCAGGTGAATAAAGACACTGAAGTTAAAGAAAAAAGTAACAAAGAAACAAAGTTAGATCGCAGCGCAAAACaactagggagagagaggaaagagggagggagagagagagaaactgagagagggagagagatggggagacataaagagagggaaagaggagagtgcGATATATGTATTAACATGCTAACAGATCTTCATGTAGTGAATCATACTCATGACTGACTGCAGAAAAGCAAGATATTAGGATTGCTATTTGAAGATTCGATGCTACCGAGTTAGCAGAACAGGGAGCGCAGGACAGCATCTAACCACGCTCAACTCACACGGCCTGTGCAAGAGCATGCATAATAAaccgtgtgtgttttgtgtgtgttttttgtgtgtgtgtgtgtgtgtgtgttttgtgccttGGGGGGCAGGCGCTACTGGAGGGCGTGCTCGTTCCAGCACAAGAGGGAAGCGCTACCACTGGCAGAGGCGGAGCTGGAGGTGTATCGCTTTCAGAGCCGCGGCGGCGAGGTCACCAAACCGCCACGGCCCATGGCTGTCCAAACACCAGCAGCCGGAAAACGTCCCAGAGACGCGCAGCCACGCAGCCACAGAACAGCGGTCCCCCATCTGcattaataataaatacttaaggggcttcacccacccacccacagactCAACACTGGCTTCCTCTAGATAGCGCAATGAAGTGGCACTTTGGTGGGTTGCAGACATGATAAGGCATTTATGTCAAGACATcttcaaatgaaaaaacaatATCTAATGAA encodes the following:
- the cfap92 gene encoding uncharacterized protein cfap92, which codes for MEATDTGSSLSLENVFSERQLSPEYKTEDNDEGKEHETLLEEPYSDDPDSDTEQPDSSSVSNGLCGEVTLHVHIALAIPSAEDDDSVTAVEKTKKKLTKKCIPSLVVEAPKAQGYYHIEYNLLPNDREPTKVDFVMFGLAAKLYKGTKSKVVKPWIEDDKIWLTWSQTVRIKVTKEMLIKLLHHKVTFRVWDTKDHISASAKHDRPKAFRVQPDKRGEEHSGTKNMIHRLRDTLGKEGLKTKPSKDVGEPVIAELKRMSDVNCATAEPKLSNIDVVANERTASFTGVTQEQQYTGPRSADQGGEQDFPLVDSRGPQDQDRDSKQLSQKASPAHANKKCHLRSNTIFKNSLANADYIRKNGAASAELSFIHLLAGEESLMGNLITHSKGVLEGMCSISLDQPLISGEMKTALNPLVITIRSAKCLPSVHLALDEEEENCLPVYCQYKFHNMEMHRTKSYEHSSNIYFKDVNVIFAGLVSRGELMEYLSGPPLEIEVHDRDKKDGRGPKSVFGLSPQDGLLSSVARLNCRGITHSPFGDVKPHRPHGIARLSFAELLNGHRSLRYNLPIYSSAPLQILGKDKAAWERKMLEVPGPRDDPQADVMPLGHYLESNSQLNIQVQIACPLNAENIPATEEDCPFGRIVHLMKRDDVGALTKLRAEILRVNTAAFQLKSKTEDAMQRALACYKVSTQEMESKELDFLTGFHLLDKNMHLFVIEGLKDQAIRRLWDVSSTKSDGIDREQITVLYNSALSFSKRLYNCLDLSFCPIHLHEPLEAIMRRPLVYVRDMVPHDCFQGLSSLNQLCQVLSMKVAVRNSLFPTAEMVRSLSKEFGSLPEKGQRVLEDICQAARGATQRQRGRVKSKPPTEDHNQQYVEWKQLVAAQQLCGETKDFVRANIEEVQRASVKDQKPKPGVVVLEVAEGKIAHNYSCQTRNTTEQAKELLRKELAKDPLQRFTYSQEFQLATFEPCDVDAERKAAEARSRRAWRTENGFTYHGFRCSYESNEHPKMPDEARIEELRKPWRENILHGNTLRPTLPQDTWPYRRCSEDFELYVKPPPVFLPKPPVTIHLAGDLLEQEQREVAYAQYDRWLRKILPDKHNPYSNRVPQFKLHMKKDGLDKLSPILKDQPMKYILAKHRKVCKVTEE